In Primulina eburnea isolate SZY01 chromosome 5, ASM2296580v1, whole genome shotgun sequence, a single window of DNA contains:
- the LOC140832583 gene encoding scarecrow-like protein 1, whose product MSLVRSAALFGSHELYTLKDGNQSSGLSTSTFDSDDRGMIYPAESYSSDCCDPTYFIHSPSEEIASTNNPFISTLVAARHDNYEFDYDTKYLNCPSPGAIDEDKMRLKLQEFEKALRDDNNEDRDHSMEIDFEQTDPTCPYEMLDDSPKESSSNSNLSRISCCKEISVSTPQDTKSLLFICADAIHGGNLEKASCIINVLRQRVSIQGEPSERIAAYMVEALAARMATSGKGLYKALKCKEAPSSERLSAMQVLFEGCPCFRFGFMVANGAILEAFKDENRVHIVDFDINQGSQYYTLLTSLAKVPGKRPHLRLTGVDDPESVQRTVGGLKTIGQRLELLAEDLKLSFEFHIVASETALVSPSMLDCQPGGALIVNFAFQLHHMPDESVSTINIRDQLLRMVKGLNPKLVTVVEQDVNTNTAPFLTRFAEAYSYYAAVFESLDAALSRNSQDRMNVEKQCLARDIINVVACEGAERIERYEVAGKWRSRMSMAGFTSCPISRNVSDEIRELIKHYSDRYKVKEEIGALHFGWEDKMLIFSSAWR is encoded by the coding sequence ATGTCTTTAGTCAGATCTGCTGCATTGTTCGGAAGCCATGAACTTTACACACTGAAGGATGGCAATCAAAGCTCTGGTTTATCAACGTCCACTTTTGACTCAGACGATCGGGGCATGATATACCCTGCTGAATCATATAGCAGCGACTGTTGTGATCCAACTTATTTTATCCACTCGCCATCGGAAGAAATTGCCAGTACTAATAATCCATTCATCTCCACTTTGGTGGCCGCGAGACATGATAATTATGAGTTCGATTACGACacaaaatatttgaattgtCCAAGTCCTGGTGCTATAGATGAAGATAAGATGAGATTGAAGTTACAAGAATTTGAGAAGGCACTTCGTGATGATAACAATGAAGATCGAGATCATAGCATGGAAATTGATTTTGAACAGACTGACCCTACTTGTCCGTATGAGATGCTTGATGACTCACCGAAAGAATCATCTTCAAATTCTAATCTTAGTAGAATAAGCTGCTGTAAGGAAATCTCAGTTTCTACCCCGCAGGATACCAAATCCTTGCTATTTATATGTGCTGATGCCATCCACGGTGGAAATCTGGAGAAAGCATCATGCATAATCAACGTGCTCCGGCAGAGGGTCTCGATCCAGGGAGAACCTTCTGAACGAATTGCAGCTTACATGGTAGAAGCTTTGGCGGCTAGAATGGCTACTTCTGGTAAAGGTCTTTACAAGGCACTGAAATGCAAAGAGGCACCATCCTCGGAAAGACTTTCTGCCATGCAGGTCCTCTTTGAAGGGTGTCCATGTTTTAGATTTGGTTTCATGGTGGCAAATGGCGCAATCTTAGAGGCATTTAAAGACGAAAATAGGGTTCATATTGTAGACTTCGACATAAATCAAGGTAGTCAGTATTACACGTTGCTGACATCCCTGGCTAAAGTCCCTGGGAAACGTCCCCACTTGAGGTTAACTGGAGTGGATGACCCCGAATCGGTTCAACGGACAGTGGGAGGCTTAAAAACCATTGGGCAGCGACTCGAGTTACTGGCCGAGGATCTGAAGCTCTCATTCGAGTTTCATATTGTTGCTTCTGAAACAGCTTTGGTCTCTCCGTCAATGCTAGATTGCCAGCCTGGAGGAGCGTTAATTGTAAACTTTGCTTTCCAACTCCACCACATGCCTGACGAGAGTGTATCAACAATAAATATTCGAGACCAACTTCTTCGAATGGTTAAAGGGTTGAACCCAAAACTTGTCACAGTTGTGGAGCAAGACGTGAACACAAACACTGCTCCATTCTTAACAAGATTTGCAGAAGCATACAGTTACTACGCAGCAGTGTTTGAATCACTCGATGCAGCTCTCAGTAGAAACAGCCAAGACCGAATGAACGTAGAGAAACAGTGTCTTGCACGTGATATCATTAACGTTGTCGCCTGTGAAGGAGCAGAAAGGATTGAGCGTTACGAGGTTGCAGGAAAATGGAGATCCAGGATGAGCATGGCTGGTTTCACCTCGTGTCCTATTAGTCGAAACGTGAGTGACGAAATCCGTGAACTCATAAAGCATTACTCAGATAGATACAAAGTGAAAGAGGAGATTGGTGCTCTCCATTTTGGATGGGAAGACAAAATGCTAATATTTAGTTCAGCCTGGAGGTAA